The nucleotide window CACTGTGACCGGTATGACCAAGCCAAAAGAAAATTTTGCCGATCCAACGGACAGGGCATCCCATGAAGCTGAAAGAAGCTTTGAACTTCGTATTCGCGACCGTGAACACAAATTGATCAAGAAAGTCAAAAAAGCGCTCGCGCGTGTTGAAAACGGTACATTTGGAATTTGTGAGGTTTGTGAGGAAGACATCTCCATTGAACGGCTTAAGGCAAGGCCGGTCACCACTCAATGTATTGATTGTAAAACACGGGAAGAAGATATGGAGAAAGCTCTTGGCATGTAAACGGTTCAAGATAGTTCGTTGATTGATCTGCACATACATTCAACAGCGTCAGACGGGTCATTTTCTCCTTTGGAAATTATGACTCTGGCCAAAGAAACCGGAGTCAGGGCAATTTCTATAACCGATCATGATACCCTGGACGGTATCAAAGAAATCCAAAAACATCCTCTGTTTGTTTGTCCCGAATTTATTGCCGGGGTTGAAATCAGTTGTGAACCGCCAACCGAGTTCAAATATTTGGGAAGCATTCATTTGCTGGGATACGGCTTCAGTGTTTATGATAAAAATCTTAACGCCATTCTTGATGAAGCAAAAAAAGCCAGGGCTCAACGAAATCCGGAGATTATCAAGAGATTAAACAGCCTGGGGTTTGACATCACTATCGAACAGGTTGAACAGCACTTTGGTGCAACTCAGACAGGCCGTCCTCACATTGCAGAGCTGATGAAGGAGCTGGGGTATGTCAAAACCTTTAAAGAAGCGTTTGACAAGTACCTGGGCAAAGATAAACCTGCATATGTGGATAAATATAAAGTATCCTGTCAAAAGGCAATTCAAACAATTCAACAGGCAGGCGGGATTTCTGTCCTGGCGCATCCTGGTCTGTTGACGTTCAATAAAACCCATCAGATGGAAACATTTATTGATGTCTTGATCAGCTATGGTCTGGAAGGCATAGAGGTGTATTATACGGATCATGATGCTGCGATGACATCGTATTATCAACGGCTTGCAATCCAAAAGAATCTTATGATGACAGGCGGTTCGGATTTTCATGGAGATTTTAATGACGGTGTCCGAATTGGTACTGGAAAAGATAATCTTAATATTGGATACTCATTGTTTAAAGCATTAACTGTGCGGCTGGAATCAATCAAAGAAGAATATGCCAAAGAAAAACATACATTGGTCAGCATCCTTGAAAAGAATATCGGGTATGTGTTTAAAGATATATCTTTTTTGAACACTGCGTTGTGCCATAGGTCGTATTTAAATGAAAACCAGGATTCCTGCACTGGTGATAACGAACGGCTTGAGTTCTTGGGAGATGCTGTTCTGGGGCTTTGCATCGGGCAACTGTTAATGGAAAAAAGTCCTTCTAAAAAAGAAGGAGAATTGTCAAAATTAAGATCCAATCTCGTCAGCGAGCCTGCCCTTGCAGATATGGCAAGATGCATTGATCTTGGCCGTTTTATCCGGCTTGGAAAAGGCGAAGCTCTTTCCAGGGGATTTGATAAAAATTCCATATTATCAGATGCCTTTGAAGCTGTTATTGCAGCCGTTTATCTGGACGGGGGATTTGATACTGCCTACCGGCTGATTCACGATCTTTTCAGCGACAGTCTTGACGAGCTTTTGTCCAATGAAAAGATCATTGATTATAAGAGTCTGTTGCAGGAATTTTCCCAGGAGCATGGTGGCATAACTCCTCAATATGTTGTTATCAATGAAACCGGTCCTGATCATGATAAAACTTTTGAGATCAGTTTGAACCTTTTTGGTATCAAGTCCAAAGGTCTTGGCAAAACAAAAAAAGCAGCAGAACAGGACTGTGCTAAAAAAGCCCTGAAGATGCTTAAAAAAATACATTTTTGATGATTTGCCTGATTTCTCACCCATGGCCCAGACAATAAAACCTCTTGTTATTCCAGTGTTTATTCCCCATTCAGGATGTCCCCATCAATGTGCATTCTGTAATCAAACCATTATTACCAATCAAGGTTTTATTCCCAATCAAAGATCAATACTGCCGGATAAAAAGATTATTCATGATATTGTGACACAATATTCCAGGTACAAAGGCAGGCGCAAACAGGTGGAACTTGCCTTTTTCGGAGGGAATTTTTTGGGACTGGATCACGACAACATCATTGAATTGCTTGATTTGGTCCAACCGTATATCCATGCAAACAAAATTGACGGCATAAGGTTTTCCACCCGGCCGGATACCATCACCCCAACAACACTTGATCTTATAAAACCGTATACTGTCTCTGCTGTTGAACTTGGGGTACAGTCAATGAATGATGCGGTCCTGTTAAATTCAAAAAGGGGCCATACCCAGATGGATACCCTGCATGCCATACGCTTGTTGAAAGAACATGCTCTCAACATTGGTGTCCAGGTTATGGTGGGGCTGCCCGGGGATACGGAAGAGTTATTGTTGGACAGTACAAAAGAATTGGCCGAACTTGCTCCGGATTTTGCAAGAATTTATCCTTTGGTGGTGCTGAAACACAGCTTGATGGCGCAATGGTATGATCAAGGCAGATATAAGCCGCTGAGCCTTGAAGATAGTGTGAGGTTGGTTAAAAAAATGTTTCATATATTTAAGACTGCTAACGTTAATGTTATTCGCATGGGGCTGCAGGCATCTGATATAATGGAAGATAAATCAATGGTGCTTGCCGGTCCCTGGCATCCGGCTTTTGGTCACCTGGTTTTTTCTCAAATTTTATATGACACGGCTTGTCATAAGATTGATCACTACCCGGACGTGTTAAACTCCCGGAAACTGGCCCTGACAATTCATCCAAAATCAGAATCGCGCTTGAGAGGCGATAAAAATTCCAATTTAAAAAAATTTAAGCAACGGTATCCAGGGCTTGATTTCGTTCTTTGTTTAAATGA belongs to Desulfobacula toluolica Tol2 and includes:
- the dksA gene encoding RNA polymerase-binding protein DksA, which produces MKKEDLEFFKNLLNDRLHELLSHADSTVTGMTKPKENFADPTDRASHEAERSFELRIRDREHKLIKKVKKALARVENGTFGICEVCEEDISIERLKARPVTTQCIDCKTREEDMEKALGM
- the rnc gene encoding ribonuclease III, with translation MIDLHIHSTASDGSFSPLEIMTLAKETGVRAISITDHDTLDGIKEIQKHPLFVCPEFIAGVEISCEPPTEFKYLGSIHLLGYGFSVYDKNLNAILDEAKKARAQRNPEIIKRLNSLGFDITIEQVEQHFGATQTGRPHIAELMKELGYVKTFKEAFDKYLGKDKPAYVDKYKVSCQKAIQTIQQAGGISVLAHPGLLTFNKTHQMETFIDVLISYGLEGIEVYYTDHDAAMTSYYQRLAIQKNLMMTGGSDFHGDFNDGVRIGTGKDNLNIGYSLFKALTVRLESIKEEYAKEKHTLVSILEKNIGYVFKDISFLNTALCHRSYLNENQDSCTGDNERLEFLGDAVLGLCIGQLLMEKSPSKKEGELSKLRSNLVSEPALADMARCIDLGRFIRLGKGEALSRGFDKNSILSDAFEAVIAAVYLDGGFDTAYRLIHDLFSDSLDELLSNEKIIDYKSLLQEFSQEHGGITPQYVVINETGPDHDKTFEISLNLFGIKSKGLGKTKKAAEQDCAKKALKMLKKIHF
- a CDS encoding elongator complex protein 3, whose translation is MAQTIKPLVIPVFIPHSGCPHQCAFCNQTIITNQGFIPNQRSILPDKKIIHDIVTQYSRYKGRRKQVELAFFGGNFLGLDHDNIIELLDLVQPYIHANKIDGIRFSTRPDTITPTTLDLIKPYTVSAVELGVQSMNDAVLLNSKRGHTQMDTLHAIRLLKEHALNIGVQVMVGLPGDTEELLLDSTKELAELAPDFARIYPLVVLKHSLMAQWYDQGRYKPLSLEDSVRLVKKMFHIFKTANVNVIRMGLQASDIMEDKSMVLAGPWHPAFGHLVFSQILYDTACHKIDHYPDVLNSRKLALTIHPKSESRLRGDKNSNLKKFKQRYPGLDFVLCLNEAIAENQVQINEINSTTKGKRL